aaagtgctaaattgccaatgttgcccatccctaaaattgcacatggggaaatattattgaaatattttttgcacctgGGAAATgtgcaaagatggtactttatggCGGGAAGGTtacttttttaatgtgacctcaaattttaagtcaagagcattcagaaaagtgtatattttctcttattttcaccccaaaataagcaaaaatcgctaaaatcataaaatctgccgttgctatggcaacaagctccggaggaatttttgatgtgacttttgtaacctactaccaacgcctttcgcctcatgcaataaaaaaaattttcgaccgtgagcaggcacatgtggtttttacctggaattgcaattaatcaatttttaataataatacatggtTCTTTTAAGGCTCAAAATCTCCCAGGGAACTCAGAAAtcgatagataagcttaaaaaTCGCACCGAAATGACTAACTATGAACGTAGGATcaatgacttccggttcactttCGGGTTTGTGATGTTATTTTCGGCCATTACCGATCATGTGTGGACCATGGAAAGCTTACCAACACAAGAAAACatggaaatttcagcattttttaaacactATGGTTGAAAAAATTGATGGGGGGCATTTAATAGAATGGGTGTTTAATAGAGGAAATACAGTATGTGCAATATTGTCAGTGTGAACGCCTCAatcccacagcagctgaaaggtctaccccattatgctttgcagtaCCATAATATTAATAGAACTGCACTTGCCAtagaaaatgttgacaaaatcccttacttcaactttcaattacccACTTAAACCAGggtgcttagacttttgtttgagaAAACATGACCCCCTAGAGTATTGCAAAACTGccaatagctctcaatatttaagtggtttttacttgttttttgtgtacatttgctatggagcaaatagatacactgcaatgcatgatggggatATTCCCTTCAGCTGCTTTGTCCCCATCCTCAACTAAACTTACTTTGCAAGAGCACTGAAGGAATGACTGAATGATTTACTACCCATGTACAGAATGGTCAGTGTGAACACCTCAATCCTCAGCTCATCTGGATTGGTGTCATCTGAGAAAACAAAGGAAAAACATGTTAGAGAAAAAAGAAAGTACATCAAAAAATTTAACTGCCAATTTAAGTTCAGTACCTTTGAAGATTTCAgctaaacaaataagtaaaataccAAAACATGTGACCACTTTCAtactgtaaacgttcgcctaatggcgctataactggaattttagacacaaactaaaagtgccctcccataaaaatcccaccagcaaataagggcacataccctcatccgactcatttcccttgatcgtgtcacatatttgaatTTCTTGAGGTGACGAAAAAACCCTCGAGAGACCCACGTTCTATGTTTTTTGTTTGATTGCTAAATACAAAGgcggattgattttgactgaaaaaatgtGCACAAAGTAAGTGAGGAGATTGttcttttttttacagattttttatggtcatttgcaaaaaacaaacacacacttACAAAAAgcctgtttgttgtttttagaacttcagagcgcaATTTTGACACAACAGCGCGGTACAGCGACGAGGTACACAAGCGCCACTAGTCAGTCACGTTATggtgcacaaccaaagtcgcattgaatattttcagaagtccgtcacgaTATGAACTGTAAATTAATCTGTCGTCACTACAAAGTATAATACTGCACATGCGCAGTATAGatggctgattggaattagtctagtctTATATACCTACCATCCATGCTGTCATCATCTTTGGTGACAAAGAATTCCTTCATTAATGAGATGATTTCTTCTGCATTAGCCTTGGATTTGAATGCATCAATAAGTCGATGGGATTCCATGCATCCAGTGTGCTTGGCTGAAATTACAATAATAGTCCAATAAATAAATGTTTGTGATTTAACATGCAGTTCATCATATTTTCGTTGTTATTCTGCTCCCATTGACATACATCCATGTCATTTTCGCTTCAAAGAGGGCACAACCTAAGCGCGGCTCCTCTCATAATTTACATTGTCATTATcccataacagctccccattgcaCATGGTGGagtgaggcaagtgaggtaaagcaccttgcACAAGTGCACAACAAGATGGTGCTGCAGGGATTCGGACCCACAAAGCCTTAACTGCTGTGCCAATATGCCTTCATAGTTGTACTTAGaggcccattcagtaatttgctcatccggacgatcgtaaaaatcatcaaaattcagattttggtacctttgtcattgtcatagatgtgctaacatagcatgtgagtggttcagccgaaagccgtgtatttaatacaaaataagacattttacacgaatctgtaatttagatactgacagtatctaaattagctacatgtatctgaatggggcttcaacttcgtcagtactgatgttttttgccaaatttgttatgtcaaaaataccaaatgacaatttgaatgacttatccttcacttttatgcaatttataaacaattttaatcgtGAGGTAACCAGCTGGTCGTGGGGTCGAATCCCAAAATTTCATCACTGAAGCAAAGTAAAGAATACTTCTGTATACTGTACTACCTGCTAATAGATCTACAAGTGAGCATACTTCTTCATGATGACATCTCCAGTTAACATATTACAAAGACATTTAACAGAGCTATTCACTCAGCAATCATTCACCTGTTGTATGATAAACAAGATGcaattcatttgaaatactcacaggCATCTTCCATTTTGAATTTATTCACTGGGCCAGGCTTCCTGGGTAATAATGGGGCAAAATTCTCAGGAACACTCTCCACTATCCTCTGATGGTATGATAACCTGTAGAAAtaaaaaatccaaaaacaaaTACTAATTTGTCATTCCAATATCTTGAGTAACTTTTTTACTGTGAACTTATTTCTAAAAGAATCAAAAATAGGGCTGTATTCAATAAAAGGATGTACCTCAAAACATAAGTCATAATTTAGATTGCCCCAAAGCAATTACACACACATTATAAAAATGAAATGCACACAATATGCATTATATCTGTATTAACACTggattttcaaaataatactaaaataaaTATATCTTAATCCTgtttatgtttgaaaaaataagttgggTCAAGGACAACTTTATTGGAAAAGTAATAAAAACGTGTGGGCCGGCAGGTAATTTTAGGTTGGTTCGTGTTACGCCACttttcaaacaattatttttttatgcCATACATACAGACAAGTTTAAGTGTTGCAATTCAATATACACGTATGTAATGCAGTAACTATTATTAACATATCTGGTACTGATCTCAAAAAGGGCTCTGTATATTATATAATACAACTCTAGTATTATTTGCAAACTTGAATCACATTTTTAAAGAAATCTGGGTTTACATTTCAGCCTTTTTGTCCAGTTTATACAAGATACatgatacaagatattttattttcccataattcacatgaaatcacacagtatatattttaaaaacaaaggcaatatcaaacaacgaattatggagggatgaccagaaggccagtaaggccagaggaagtcaccccttaacaaagaaatgttaccatcaaaaaaagtaaaaaacaaaacaaagcataacaaacaaacgagaaacacaatgctcaagaattaatcatattttgagatcaagtcacgtttatatatcttacggaaatgtttcaatgaatttgccgtttttattgaatttggcaatgaattccataatattggaccagcagtacgaatggcatggtcagtaaatgttttgttgttcttcattaagttgaatttatctgcgtttctcgtttggtaattatgaatattggaacgtagtgtAAAGAAGCCATCAAATACTGAACTGACCACGCTGATGCAGCCgattcaccaccaccaccatcaacaacaaatgtCACCACTACATGTACCACAAAATATAGGACTTACCTCATGCATTTGTGAAGCACTTCCCTCACAAACTTGGGTTTGGGTAATTCAGGATCCATCTGTAGACAGTCAGTCCTGAACAAATGACAGCAACATTACACAATCAGAAGATTTCAGGATTATTTATTATTTCAGGATTATACCCTTGGTCCATTAAGTGGAGCGGAGAGTGGCTTTGCTTGAAAAAAGCTGAAgtagaacaacaacaaaaaaaaagctgaaaaacagagtgaaattggcaaaataaataaaaatgcgtcAATTTGAATAGTCAAAAAAGCTGAATACAGCTGATCAGCTGAAAAATCTCATGCCTGTGCCAACCCAgacattttttttactttcaGAATGACTTGTGTTATTATTAACTGCCCATACAACTTTCTTACCATTCATCCCAGCTCCATCTGAATTGGAAGTTACTGAGATGATGTGCAAACCAGTTAACCAAACGATCCACACAATTGAGGTTCATGGTGTCCAATCTCTCATACAGCATCTCAGTGGCTTGTGCAAGCTGGGTTCAGTTAGTTAAGGAATATTATTTTAGTAATTGTTTTTAAGCTCATTtcaaatcaaaaataataaataaggaCTGCTGACAAACATTGTCCTTGGTTACAGCTCCAAAGTCAGGGTCGGTCGTTTGGTTCACATTATTTTTGGGTTAGTCGGAAAAGGGATACATAATTTTTAAAGGCAACATTTTATCTTGACGTTTAGTTGACTTTCATATAATCAATCACAGGCATACACACACCCCTCTCTTTTATATTCCTCCAAGTGTGGAGTTTTCAACCGTGGAATTTCACACATCCACATTCTAAAAATGGAGTTCAACCGCAGAGTTTTACACAAACAAGTACATAATCAGCTCACTGTGGAGGTCTTTGTATTCTATTCCCCGTCTATGGCTAAAAGACACTATTTTTGATGATAACTCAAACATGGAGCTCAACAGTTGGATCAGGCTCGACAGTTGGTATGCATGTAAATAAGCAAAACTCCCGTTTGAAGGCGGATACAATACACAAATCCTATATTTTTAATGGTGCAACAAAATTGCCACTCAATAAGGATACAACTTGAGGCAGAGAGCTTGGTTGCAATTTACACAGCTCCAGGAAGATGGCAGCATGGAATATCTCAATCCTAGGTGGCTGAGGCAAGCTGAACATCTCAGAGAATACCACTTCTGCTATCATGTAATTGAGTGGAACCTGAGCTTTAGCATGGAAACTCACTAACTGTGCAGCGCTGTAAGAGGAAAAAGAAATCAATTCAACAATAAAATCAGTTGCTTTAAGGGTATTGTGAGAAAgctaaacattttgttttggaaccgaggaatatcccaagAGTTGCAGCAACTGAGAGTCATTAACCATCACAGTATCACTTGTTTTCCATTTTTACATCTACTACATCTTCCCCCTGTAATATATCAAATAGCTGACAAGGGACTTGGTGCTTGTGACCAATTTGTTGTCATGGCCCAATAAGCTATGTCCGACTCTTTGTGACCCTTTTAATGATTGAGTTGCACTTCTGCATATCCAGAGCTGATCTGTAGGCATTGTTTAGAGACATGCCTGTTAGATCTTTAATTCTATCAGTCCAACAAAGTTTTTGTCTACCACGTCTACGGCTAGTGACCAACAGTAGCGCAATGTCCAAATATAAAATTTCACTGATTCTTATGCTCAGCTTGACTCCTAAATGTAACTGATATCAAGTCTTCAAATAAATTCTATATCAATTGTAGCATGGTATGTGATCAATACTGAAGACTTGATCACACCGATATATCTTCTCTATCGCACTTACCATTCTTTGCGTTCTTTATGACACGAGTTAATGATGGCCTGCAGTTGGTCTTCCACAAGATATCTTTCAATGGAATGATGGCCTGGTAATGTGGGACCCTTAAAATgggggaaaataaaaaaatattgaacaGTCCTTGTTATTTACAAAGAAATTCAGAATCAAAGAGAACATTTCAATTATATTATTCTTTTCTTATAACAGACCATTGATCAATAAACATAAAGTATATCTCTAAATTTCTGCAGGTTGTGTGGTTTTAGTTTTCATCACAGTCCAGATTATAAGTATACCAAGTCCAATGCTTTTCCTATTTTGATTTTGCACATCTCCCTTCCTGTTTTTTGCCTAAGGGGAAGAAAAGAAGGAAGGTAAAAAACCCTTACCTCTGGAGCATCTGTGTAATCAAACATCCTGAAGACGACCTTTGGCACTGGGTAGACAGACTCATCTGTGTGGGGTGGTGGTGTGAATGCTGGTAGTGGGTGTAAGGCAGTCTCACCAAGTATACCCTCAAATGCCAGGTAGGGGCGTCTTATGCACTTGGTTATCCAGTTGTCTTTACGAAGCTTCTGCATTTGAGCCCATAAGCTGTCTAGATACTGAAAATATAAAGATATAGAAATGAGACATCGGCAACTAGTAACGGTGCTATTGAGTTTCAGCCAAGAAATGGGATCAAACTACTACagagggttgccaaacctgcgatttggtagcccaattatgagattttaacatgttttaattaATGACTTCTTGGCGACTTCAGAGCTTGAATGGTCAAACTTAATTTTTAGCCACTTCTTAGTGAATTTTGCTACAAAAACAACTTGAATCATGATGTTTTCAAAGACGATTTTTAGATAAAATTCACACAAACTATTATAATTTAGGAAATTTTTGGCAACCCTAAGGATGCTTTCatggtcttgagtcactgaaatttcagtgtagtaactggattccttgtccctataatatacataacttttgttaccagtgtgttattattttttgagaaaaatgcaaaaatagtcacaaatttatcaaggggtgtagtaccaccttaaagtaaaGCTGAATATCACCACTTTTTGGCTGCATCATGCATTTGGAGAATCAGAATAACACATCTCTACTAGGAATCTCTGTTAGCGCAGCCATACTCTCATAATAATATCCATCTACTTACATCTTCTTGTGGATGAGGTGAATCACTATGCCATACTCTCAACATGGGAAGATGGTCTTTCTTTCGGTTTCTGCAATATACAATGTGATAATAATCAAAATGGCTATATACCATGTCAGCACAGCAAGTACTACCTCGCTTTATGGTCTTACAAAGAAATTAAAATGGAAGAAAACTGGCTTGGTATAATATGTGAAATCAATCCACATTGTATAAACGAATCACAAGCCAAGTGagggtcaggattaagtcggccatagctgggggccttccgtgccaaactagcttagttcgtttggattgcgatccaagacgcccactatcTCGAGCGCATCGGAGCGTGTAGCACTTGCGCCGCGTCATAGGAACAGTAAACCGCGTCATAGGAACAGTAAACGCTGCACGCCTGTGGTACTGGTGTCGCGTAAGATGGATGGAAGCACCCAGCTATGGCCACCAGTGAGGTGTAGTGAATGTGTCAAGTCGGATTTGTGCATTGCCATGCTCGAGTACTAAAAACAGGTGCATATAATGAGAGAATTAAGGAATGCTGGTCCATCCGCAAACTACACACAAAAAGTCAGAGTTCTCCTATCTTATTCAATGGTTTCTAGCCTACCAGTACACAGATTTTACACTTGACTTCTTAATTGATTTATAACATCCATCATATCAATGATATTTGATCTTACTCATTGATATTATTCAGCAGGGTATtaaaaaaacagggtttttttttcttagtCAACTTGGAAGAATCAGAGGCTTTACtagataattatataaatatactaGAATTGTGCTGATATATTATGAcgatatagttgctcaaactccaaatctGTTTGTGGAgcgtgtctgcctttcgtctcctttgtcaaaaaaaacccaactcctttagaagcatatatgcttgttgatggaattctacggtatttcaGCATAATAGTAGTATGCACCCTAGTAAAATCCTCTTGTGAGTTCCATGACAATATGAGGAAAGCATTTTTCACCATACCCTATTACTCACCCCAAGTATCTGTCAATGTTGTCCATCATTTTGTTGAGCTCCTCTGGTTTTTTTGCCGCCAACTGTCCACCAATCTAGAAATTTAAAAGATGAATACTACATTTACACACAATTGCTAAAAGCCTCAACTCAAGAATGACTAGTGATTGGAGCATTTATTCCACAGTTCCTATTTCATTGTATTGAATGGCAGCATTATTTCCAGGCAAAATTTCCAGTGTGAATTTCACAACAAAGTCAATCAGATCGAATATGGTTCACATAATTCCTACAGATTTGAATGACTTCATATCTTTTCACTCCACTGCACATACACAATATTTTTAATTAGTAATATATCTTAATCGAAAGAGCTCTTTAATATATACTCTGACAGTTTTCTGGTACAAAAAGTGCAGCATTTTTTTAGCCACAGCATACATGTATGGGACATAATGGCGACTACCTACCCATGGCAAACTAGACAACACAGCgtacacaaaccaatcagaacgCACTTGAGGGATGTCATCTTCCATGGTGACAGTTATGAATGATTCAAACATGGCCAAGATGGTGACAGGATCTACCACACTACAGTTGCCCAGATCTGACAGGAAGCGTACAATCACTCTAGCCTTCTCCCACTCATTGGCTTTCATGTAGTCCTTCATGAATTTGAAGAGAAGATCTGCAAACTAAACAAGAGGAAAAAACACCTGCTTCATTTGATGCACTTCTATTTTGTGATTAAAATAGAGTTGAAAATATTTCATGATGTGATTAATTTCAGGCTTTAACCATCATCTGGTGTATTGGTCAtaacaatttgccgactttatcaCAAGCTGATGATTGTAAAAAATCAGGTTGATTCATAGTGACGAAAACCGATAGCAAATTTATCAAGAAATGAGCATAATGAAAATGTAAATAGAGCAATCACTTTCCTTCAAACTCTTCTTCACTTATGTAACTCATCCAAACTTTTTTTAGCTCAATGATGACGTTCAAATGAAATCACTCCCCTGACAGCTCTCCTAAACATCCTCAGGAGAGCCATTTATAGCTCACCTACAATTTTCAACATTCAAATTCAAACACAAGTCCATTCAACAAATCATTTTCACAAGCCACAGAGGTAATCTCATTGAACATTTGATAACATTTGACTGGTAGCCCTGGCACCTTTTGTTATAACAATCAGGTAGCAACAGCTGATCATCTAATTGTGACTTTGGCCTCCTCCAAACATGGTCTTAATACTAGACTTACCTCTCCGCCTGTACCTGGGTTCTTGGCATTGAGTAATCCTGCTAAGGTTGTATATACTGTTATCTTCTCTGGCTGCATAACAGCACTGCAAATCACAAAGATAATTTGATTAACTTTAATAATAAGTCAAAAAAACATCATGTTTTACTAGACACTGAATCATTCTATTTGTTTACTAAATGCATTTCCCACCCAGGGGTCGAAATAAGCGATAGCCCGATAGCCATGGCTATTAGGTTTTCTGTCGGGCTATTGGGTTTTATCTCCATGTAGCCCGTCGGGCTACAGGGGTTTTCatgcgcagaaaaatgaaaacatgtgaaagaaaaataaaagcttcgatctccaatatttacggcctgtccagaaattatgtaacacaaggcggttctcgaaccacgagtctcgcctgcttttgtgaccgcctgctttagcgataactgttggtagagaggtaaatgaatttggcggttatcggctgggcacgattatctggccgatggtaactgtacccaccaagtttcatgcccatgcaacagtttttactaatatgacctcagatgacccctggtggccctgaaatgaccttctaaaattttggcactaaatgttgactgtaccccttgtgctaagttttatgcccatacgacagtttttactaatttgacctcagatgacccctggtggcctcgaaatgaccttccaaaatttggctttaaatgttgactgtacccatcaagtttcatgcccatatgagtttttactaatttgtcctcagatgacccctggtgactcaaattaccttccaaatatttggttttaaatgttgactgtactcaccaagttgcatgaccatacgacagtttttactaatttgacctcagatgacccctggtgacccgaaatgaccttccaaatctTTGactttaatgttgactgtacccatcaagtttcatgtccatccaacagtttttactaatttgacctcagaccccttgtgacccgaaatgaccttccaaaaatttggcttgaaatgttgactgtacccaccaagtttcatgtccatacgacagtttttactaatttgacctcagatgacccctggtgaccccaaaatgaccttccaaaaattttgccttgaaatgttgactgtacccatcaagtttcatgcccatacgaagtttttaataacttgacctcagatgacccctgagtgacctcggatgaccccgtaatgaccttccaaaatttggcaaaaccaaagaactatttcatcaaagtaataaatcaaaacagaaagatgcttcctttacgagttatcactcattgaaagtgctactttgctatactttacatggaaagcgactatcttaaagtcgtcatatttccttaattacatgaccgatcaagctgttattgggatatgtgatgcacagttgaaaattaattattaaaagatttggtgacctcagttgacctttgaccttgtatgtgacctttgacctcacgaaattggatgaagtatgttgcgctgaaaaatcaaatttggcaataccaaagaactatttcatcaaataaatcaaaacagaaagatgcttcctttacgagttatcactcattgaaagtgctactttgctatactttacaaagaaagcgactatcttaaagtcgtcctatttccttaattacatgaccgatcaagctgttattgggatatgtgatgcacagttgaaaattaattattaaaagatttggtgacctcagttaacctttgaccttgtatgtgacctttgacctcatgaaaatctaatcaggtcgagtacctctggccacataactccccaccaagttacgccactgtaccccatacggatctccagataatctgttcacaaggtattttgcttattacgcatatattatgcaaattaggtacttaattaccatattttacgctcaaaatctaatcaggtcgagaacctctgggcccgcttactcctcaccaagttacgtcactgtaccccatacggatctccagataagctgttcacaaggttttttgcttgatacgcatcaaatacgcataaattatgcaaattaggtacttaattagcatatttagcgctgaaaatctaatcaggtcgagaacatctggccacgcttactccccaccaagttacgttaCTGTACCCCacacggatctccagataagctgttcacaaggggtttttgcttgatacgcatcaaatacgcataaattatgcaaattaggtacttaattagcatattttgcgctgaaaatctaatcaggtcgagaacatctggccacgctactccccaccaagttacgtcactgtaccccatacggatctccagataatctgttcacaaggtattttgctgattacgcataaattatgcaaattaggtacttaattaccatattttgcgctcaaaatctaatcaggttgacaccctttggtcatgctaccccttataaagtttcatcatcatagcgcttacggttctcaagataacgcgttcacaagctttttccgaacacacacacgcacacacccccacacacccacccccacggacacacacacaccatagtgattactaagtctctccctgaacattcaggcgagacaataaaatgcaatgtaacgacatttgttgaagtgaagtcaccgtagcattgtaacataatttaaaaatagaaataaaatacactccGCCGGCATGTCCGGCAAGgtccgtagagctggcaaagtaattgctcgcgggcaactcaacccaaacctccacgtggtgtcggatggataacgctaacttgggctctggggaacaggcttggatgcgagggaagtcaagctagcgaggatcatgcaaagtaatttgaccacgttttagcccttcctcggctgactcagcctggtgtggctctgaagagacaccgtttggtttttaccacgcagacagaggaaaaatctacattttgtgtACGAGCATATACAGCAGGGGAAATACAACGAGCGTCCATAAAGAAGATAGAAATAACTTGgatgcagtgaagcagaaaactacgattgtgactgaatggagttatacaggtgcaacttgacaaaggagtgagtactggcgcaaataacctcagtagttgaaagcgccatacaaatcaaccaaaaacaaaaaaacaaaaactccgccggcataattacacagattgcgatattgtctagaaccACTGCTGCTAAGTTATTGCAGTGCTGAATGATGACACGTACatgagttggaaaattttctaattctaggatcggaaagaaatgctttatgggtggtgtgtagagatatgccatcggTGAAATACGACAATGATCGGCCGTAGaaggaaaaaaaatgacaaaaagttgcccttgaattatgttttatagtcatcatactccagtaattcaataaatatcataatatttggcctaaacttgaactcatttgcaatgaaatgtcattttttattgagaaatgcatgggttccatgtggtgccaatggtgttgaattctgcactttggcaaAGTCTTTGCCGAAGTTactgcattttgtggaattcggcgaacttttatggcataaagcaacagttttatagtaagtaaactgcttgggaactttcttaaaaagcgagatagttggttacaggcgagaatcgtggcgtgaaaagcgagatcacatTTTTTGCCGGGCTTTAACTATTTATACCATGAATCTATACCGGTAACACAtcattgtaaccaaaatcacaaaatctgataccaattaattaaaatggtacattcaatacttgacagattCGAGATTAAGAACccttcattttaggatttgagcgcatatttttaacactttcaggggttCAGGGTTCTGAGaaccctggttttaaaacctacatgTAGTGCTACCCCTGATTATGGGGGGGTAAGGGTTACTCGATCACTAATAACTGAATATTTGAACAAACGATTGGTTTGAATTGTGCGAAAACAATGTCTTTTTCAGGgctattgaatttccttcagggcTATCAGAAAAAATGGCTAGATAGCCCGGATGGCTATCAGGAAATGGTCCCTTATTTCTACCCCTGCCCACCTCTTTACAGACTATTTAATAGTCGCTTCACAACATGTCACTCTGACGAGTATATGCTCTACAATTGCAGTGCTATAAGCATGCAAAGCATAAGAACTGAATCGCCATTCTCTTTTGAAAAGAGGAATTTTACTCCATTGTCTCAATCATTTGGAAAACTTGTTTTTTTCCTCCTCTCTTATGACCCATTCCGGGTTAATGGAGGAtgaattttcaaataaaatagacaAATCAACTTGTGTATTTATCTGTAAACAGAGAAAACAAGCTGATACAAATAGCATCACTTCCCCTGacatattatacatgtacaccGTTTAGCGATCATCATTACTGCGCATCAGCTTGACAACATCACAGGTCTAACCGCAG
Above is a genomic segment from Amphiura filiformis chromosome 17, Afil_fr2py, whole genome shotgun sequence containing:
- the LOC140137945 gene encoding nuclear cap-binding protein subunit 1-like, giving the protein MSRRRRYSDDDESEYEGGRASKRRRGGEAEIEERLESLITRVGEKSTSSLESNLEGLAGVLEADLPNYKPKIIKILCICAVMQPEKITVYTTLAGLLNAKNPGTGGEFADLLFKFMKDYMKANEWEKARVIVRFLSDLGNCSVVDPVTILAMFESFITVTMEDDIPQVRSDWFVYAVLSSLPWIGGQLAAKKPEELNKMMDNIDRYLGNRKKDHLPMLRVWHSDSPHPQEDYLDSLWAQMQKLRKDNWITKCIRRPYLAFEGILGETALHPLPAFTPPPHTDESVYPVPKVVFRMFDYTDAPEGPTLPGHHSIERYLVEDQLQAIINSCHKERKECAAQLVSFHAKAQVPLNYMIAEVVFSEMFSLPQPPRIEIFHAAIFLELCKLQPSSLPQVLAQATEMLYERLDTMNLNCVDRLVNWFAHHLSNFQFRWSWDEWTDCLQMDPELPKPKFVREVLHKCMRLSYHQRIVESVPENFAPLLPRKPGPVNKFKMEDASKHTGCMESHRLIDAFKSKANAEEIISLMKEFFVTKDDDSMDDDTNPDELRIEVFTLTILYMGSKSFSHSFSALAKFHAAFKYLAKDEDSMIYLLRKLREVWQTHEQMIFVLVDKMLRTQIVTCPAVVNWIFSPYMAEDFTKLFTWEILHATLRKMSKHVVKIAKELENTKEKLAKKNKEDDSGEDDDFYAIAPSEAQVERLQESLETAQSEQKNLFLIIFQRFIMILTEHIVSCENRGAPFHTPWFNYSIQRLQQIFIVHYNQVTKYTSTLENLLFTSDTDPNILQVFQQFCSLRS